ATATCTCCCTTTTTTACCCGTTTGGAATTGTAGCGAATATATCCTATCTGTTTCGCTCCATCGATAAAGACAGCCTTTTTATATTTAATACCCTGAAGCAGTTTCTTTAATTCCATTCTTTAGAAATTCCCTCATAGCTTATCAACATCTGAGCAATATCTCTAAATACCGGCGCAGCTATTACACCACCGTAACTGGGTCTTGCTTGAGGCTCAAAGAAAGAAACGAGAACGACAAATTGAGGATTTTCCACTGGAAAAAAAGCGGCAAATGATGAAACAGTTTCCTTTCCGTATCCTCCTTTCCCGGGTATCTGCGCCGTACCTGTTTTCCCTGCTATTCTAAGGCCGGAAATTCTTGCCCTTTTCCCTGTTCCTTTCTCTACTACCTTTTCTAATATCTCTTTTACCGCCTGTGCCGTGGTCTGTTTTAAAATTCTCTCCTTTTTCTTGTGAGCTTTATATAAAACAGCTCCTTCTGGTGAAACTATTTTTTCTACCAAATAAGGTTTTATTTTAAAACCACCATTAGCTATGGTAGAAAATGCTGAGCAGAGCTGAATCCCTGTAACAGCAATACCCTGGCCAAAAGCCATATTTGCCAGATTAATATCAGAACAGGAGGTAACATCTCTTACCAACCCTCTGGCTTCACCCGGGAAATCTACACCTGTTTTCCTGCCAAAACCAAACCTCGCAACATAATCGTAAAACCTCTCTTTACCCACATCAAACACCACCTTAACCGCTCCTACATTGCTGGATTTAACGAAAACATCGTCAAAACTCAATTCATCGTATCTATGAACATCATGTATTATATGTTTGCCCACTCTCATACTTCCACAGGTAAACATCTTGTCCCTTTTTACCTTACCTGTGCCTATAGCTGCACTTAATGTGACCAACTTGAATATAGATCCCGGCTCCCACACATCAAGAAATGCACTGTTTCTCTGCTTACTATATGGATAAGCACTACGCAAATTCAAGTTAAAATCGGGGAAGGTGCTGCAAGCTGTAATTGCACCTTCTGGCTTCATAACTATACATAGAGCCTTTTTTGCCCCGTTTTCCTCCACTGCCTTTTTTAAAGTTTGCCGGACAAAAGACTGCACATTCTCGTCTATAGTGAGAAACACATCCGCACCATTTATAGTATCATAAAAATCATCCTTCCTTGACAAAACACCATTCATTCCCATAAGTGCTTTCATATGCAAACATTTTGGACAAAGATAATCATTGTATTCCTTTTCTATTCCTTCTAATCCTTCGTTATCCACATCGCAAAATCCTATAACACGAGAAGCAATATTACCTTCCGGATAAAACCGTCTATACCCATCAATCACTCCCACTCCCCTAATATTCAAACCCTTTAGTTTTTCCAGTGTTTTATTTGTTACATTTCTCTTCAACCACACAAATCGTTTGCTTGATTCCAATTGTGAAAGAAGTTTTTTCTTGCCTATTCCAAGAGCACGAGAAAGTAAGACTAAGTTTTTCTTATCCGCACTAAAGGTGAATGGATCTGCAAACACAGAATAAGAAGGAATATTAAACGCCAACATTTGACCTTTAACATCAAGAATTTTCCCTCGTTTCCCCTTAACCTTAATAAAACGAACCAACCTCTTTTTCCATAAAAGGTTGTTTTGCCTATAATTTACAATTTGTTCATATCCCACCTTAAATAAAAAAAGCACGAAGAAGCAACCTATGCCAATGGCTAAAAATCCAAGCCGCTTTCTTTTCATTGATAGACAATCTGTACATTTCCAGGCTTCATACCCAACTTGCTCAGTTTGGAGAAAACAAGCATAGATGAGTTCTTCTTTGCATATTTAGATTTAAGAAAAGCTAAAGCGTTATCACTATCTTTAATGAGGGATGCAGTATTCGTAATCTCCCACTTTAAAGTACTTATCTTCATGTTTTGATAAAAATTTATGGACAAGACAGCAAAAATTAGAAATACAACGCATAAATAGAAAAGTGGCAAGGCGATAGGTTTTTGTTGTTCCTCATCTTCACAAACCAATTCTCTTCCTAATGACACAGCATAATCTTCAGTCATGTTATCCTCCTATGTCTTTTCCAACCATCTCAGCTTTGCGCTTCTCGCCCTTCTGTTTTTCACTATTTCTTCTTTCGTGGGTAAAATGGGTTTTTTTGATATT
Above is a genomic segment from Deltaproteobacteria bacterium containing:
- a CDS encoding penicillin-binding protein 2 codes for the protein MKRKRLGFLAIGIGCFFVLFLFKVGYEQIVNYRQNNLLWKKRLVRFIKVKGKRGKILDVKGQMLAFNIPSYSVFADPFTFSADKKNLVLLSRALGIGKKKLLSQLESSKRFVWLKRNVTNKTLEKLKGLNIRGVGVIDGYRRFYPEGNIASRVIGFCDVDNEGLEGIEKEYNDYLCPKCLHMKALMGMNGVLSRKDDFYDTINGADVFLTIDENVQSFVRQTLKKAVEENGAKKALCIVMKPEGAITACSTFPDFNLNLRSAYPYSKQRNSAFLDVWEPGSIFKLVTLSAAIGTGKVKRDKMFTCGSMRVGKHIIHDVHRYDELSFDDVFVKSSNVGAVKVVFDVGKERFYDYVARFGFGRKTGVDFPGEARGLVRDVTSCSDINLANMAFGQGIAVTGIQLCSAFSTIANGGFKIKPYLVEKIVSPEGAVLYKAHKKKERILKQTTAQAVKEILEKVVEKGTGKRARISGLRIAGKTGTAQIPGKGGYGKETVSSFAAFFPVENPQFVVLVSFFEPQARPSYGGVIAAPVFRDIAQMLISYEGISKEWN